The DNA segment AATAAATGGTCGTACTAATCTGAATTTTATTGATAATGGTTTAGGAATTGACCTTGAAAAATGTGGTTCGAAGATTTTTGGAATGTATAAAACTTTTCACGAGCATAAAGACGCTCGGGGAATTGGTTTGTTTATGACGAAAAATCAGTTAGAAGCTATGGACGGCGGTATATCCGTTCAAAGTAAACCCGATGTGGGAAGTACATTCACAATTTATTTCAAAAATGAAAACAATTAATACAATTTGCATTATTGATGATGATCCAATCTTTAGATTCGGGACAAAAAAGTTAATGGAAAAAGTGCAGGCATCTCTCAATTTTCTAATTTATAAAAATGGAAAAGAAGCATTTGAAGACATAATTTATAAATTAAAGTCAAATACGAATATTCCGGATGTAATTTTACTCGATTTGAATATGCCAATTATGGATGGATGGCAGTTTCTGGATGAATTTGCAACTATTGCAAATACCGAGAGAATTCCGATCTATATCGTCAGCTCTTCAGTGGATAGTCGCGATATTGAGAAAGCTAAGAATTATGAAATTGTAAATGATTATATCATAAAACCATTTTCATTGTCGGTCATACATGATCTTTTACTTGAATTGCAGCGCAATATTGACTAATCCATTATAAAAATGAAATCCTTTTAATCCTATTGCATTAAAAAATAAACAGATTTAAGCAGTGCAAAATTTCTTGGCCACATTGAAATACCACTTCCCATCACATTTTTAGTGATTTGTAGCGATAGATTTATCAATTTTTAAAAAAAAATGCTGTTCGGAATATTAACTCAGAGATTGCTATTCTCCTGATTTTAAATTTTCTAAAATTACGCGCATTTAGATGCATAAAAAGACTAGAAATTCTAGTCTTTTAAATTTTCCTCTTACCATCGAAGTTTAAAGATTAGGAGCCACTTCCATTATAGCTTCCGGATCGTGTTTGTGCTTAAACATTATCGCAAATGCTATAGCTATTATTAGTGAGTAGATGGCGAAAGAAAGCCAAATAGAGTGCCAATCCTTCATCAAAATAGGATTGTCAAATGCGCCATTTGCTGCGATTTGAGTTCCTTGTTCTTTGATAAAGTTCAATAAAGTTGAATTGGTTGCTTCGGTTTCCAAAAAGCCCGCAATTTCTGAAGTATTTGTAAAGGTTTTGGTGAAATATTTATCAATTGCCCATCCAGAGGTAAAACTTCCTAGGACAGCACCAAAACCATTAGTCATCATCATAAACAATCCTTGAGCAGAGGAACGATTCTTTGCATCGGTTGTAGTTTCGATAAATAATGAACCTGAAATATTAAAAAAGTCAAAAGCCATCCCGTACACTATGCAAGACATAACAATCATCCATAATCCATCGGTTGGATTTCCATAGGCAAAGAAGCCAAATCTCAAAACCCAGGCCAGCATACTAATTAGCATTACCTGTTTAATTCCAAAGCGCTTTAGAAAAAAGGGAATCGCTAATATAAAAAGCGTTTCAGAAATTTGAGAAATCGACATG comes from the Flavobacterium ardleyense genome and includes:
- a CDS encoding response regulator, with the protein product MKTINTICIIDDDPIFRFGTKKLMEKVQASLNFLIYKNGKEAFEDIIYKLKSNTNIPDVILLDLNMPIMDGWQFLDEFATIANTERIPIYIVSSSVDSRDIEKAKNYEIVNDYIIKPFSLSVIHDLLLELQRNID